From the Erythrolamprus reginae isolate rEryReg1 chromosome Z, rEryReg1.hap1, whole genome shotgun sequence genome, one window contains:
- the CXCR6 gene encoding LOW QUALITY PROTEIN: C-X-C chemokine receptor type 6 (The sequence of the model RefSeq protein was modified relative to this genomic sequence to represent the inferred CDS: deleted 2 bases in 1 codon; substituted 1 base at 1 genomic stop codon) produces MEEDYFAFLSNNTSDESYSYETFFEFKRIFLVCMYSLACIFGVTGNSLVIIILFFYKKVKMLTNIYLMSLAIADFSFLCTLPFWAYSAAEEWIFYILPCQIILGFYTLNLYGSMLMLTAIAIDRYFVIVQATKLCISQHKRKFXGIIGCISIWIISLLLALPQFIFSTEEKLDKKICLNYSSQYMELFTETIQMTLGFFCPMLIIIICYSIIVKTLLSAKGFHKHKSLQIIFGIVVTFILTQMPYNLLKLVRASDHNIMLSYRFEYALIITEAIAYFHGCLNPVLYVFIGVNFRKNLAKI; encoded by the exons ATGGAGGAAGATTACTTTGCATTTCTTAGCAACAATACTTCTGATGAAAGCTACTCATATGAAACTTTTTTTGAGTTCAAGCGAATTTTCCTTGTCTGCATGTATTCACTTGCTTGTATCTTTGGAGTGACAGGAAACTCTTTGGTTATCATAATTctgtttttttacaaaaaagtgAAAATGCTTACAAACATATATTTAATGAGTCTGGCTATTGCTGACTTCAGCTTCCTTTGCACACTGCCTTTTTGGGCTTATTCTGCTGCAGAAGAGTGGATTTTTTACATTCTTCCATGTCAAATCATTCTTGGTTTTTACACCTTGAATCTATATGGTTCCATGTTAATGCTCACTGCTATAGCTATTGACAGATATTTTGTAATTGTGCAAGCGACCAAACTTTGTATCAGTCAGCACAAAAGAAAATTCTGAGGTATCATAGGCTGTATTTCAATTTGGATAATCTCTCTGCTGCTTGCTTTGCCACAGTTCATCTTCAGTACAGAGGAAAAATTAGACAAAAAGATATGTTTG AATTATTCTTCACAGTATATGGAATTGTTCACAGAAACTATTCAGATGACACTTGGATTCTTCTGTCCTATGCTCATCATAATTATATGCTATTCAATCATTGTAAAAACTTTACTCAGTGCGAAGGGCTTCCACAAGCACAAATCCTTACAAATAATATTTGGTATTGTTGTAACTTTCATTTTGACACAAATGCCCTACAATCTTTTGAAACTCGTGAGGGCCTCAGATCATAATATTATGCTTAGCTACAGGTTTGAATATGCTTTGATCATCACAGAAGCAATTGCCTATTTCCATGGTTGCCTCAACCCAGTTCTCTATGTCTTTATTGGTGTAAATTTTAGAAAGAACTtagcaaaaatttaa